In Haloarcula salinisoli, one genomic interval encodes:
- a CDS encoding phosphomannomutase — protein MELFGTAGIRGGVDERVTPELALSVGRAAGQDGEEFVVGYDGRVTSPALADAVASGLESTGVQVSRVGQVPTPALAYASRGRRGVMVTASHNPPTDNGLKLFVDGQEYDDEAEAAIERRVEDGVAPSPWDAWGDSLTEAVLPAYRGAVVEYARGFGADPDRLTVAVDCGNGMASVGTPRVLRALGADVVSTEANVDGHFPARESKPTPETLEQFSGFVADTTADLGFAHDGDADRIVVLDSDGAIVHEDTVLAMLAEQYTAATTVDDPVVVTTPNASGRIDERVEAAGGRIERVRLGALHEGIARVRAAAMSGTEVVFAAEPWKHIHPAFGGWIDGVASAAVLTRLIAAEGLATRRAAITERPYRKVSVDCPDARKPAVMAALETELPGAFPESDVATDHGVRLTYPDDSWALVRPSGTEPYVRIYAESDEVETLVTDVRAVVESAVESAGS, from the coding sequence ATGGAACTGTTCGGAACGGCCGGAATTCGCGGCGGGGTCGACGAGCGGGTCACACCCGAACTGGCGCTGTCGGTCGGACGAGCGGCGGGGCAGGACGGCGAGGAGTTCGTCGTGGGCTACGACGGGCGGGTCACGTCGCCGGCGCTCGCCGACGCCGTGGCCTCGGGACTGGAAAGTACCGGTGTGCAAGTGAGCCGGGTCGGGCAGGTCCCGACGCCCGCGCTGGCGTACGCCTCGCGGGGCCGCCGGGGCGTGATGGTGACCGCGAGTCACAATCCGCCGACGGACAACGGGCTGAAACTGTTCGTCGACGGCCAGGAGTACGACGACGAGGCCGAGGCGGCTATCGAACGTCGGGTCGAGGACGGAGTCGCACCGTCGCCGTGGGACGCGTGGGGCGACTCCCTCACCGAAGCTGTGCTGCCGGCGTACCGGGGTGCTGTTGTCGAGTACGCCCGCGGGTTCGGGGCCGACCCCGACCGCCTGACCGTCGCTGTGGACTGTGGCAACGGGATGGCCAGTGTCGGGACGCCACGAGTCCTGCGAGCCCTCGGCGCGGACGTCGTCTCGACCGAGGCCAACGTCGACGGTCACTTCCCGGCCAGAGAGAGCAAACCCACGCCGGAGACGCTGGAGCAGTTCAGCGGGTTCGTGGCCGACACGACCGCCGACCTGGGGTTCGCACACGACGGCGACGCCGACCGCATCGTCGTTCTCGACAGTGACGGCGCTATCGTCCACGAGGACACCGTACTGGCGATGCTGGCCGAACAGTACACCGCCGCGACGACCGTCGACGACCCCGTGGTCGTGACGACGCCAAACGCCTCCGGCCGCATCGACGAGCGCGTCGAAGCCGCTGGTGGGCGCATCGAGCGGGTCCGCCTGGGCGCGTTGCACGAGGGCATCGCTCGGGTGCGAGCGGCGGCGATGAGCGGCACCGAGGTCGTCTTCGCTGCCGAGCCCTGGAAGCACATCCACCCCGCGTTCGGCGGGTGGATAGACGGCGTCGCGAGCGCGGCCGTCCTCACGCGGCTGATCGCAGCCGAGGGGCTGGCAACGCGCCGCGCCGCGATAACGGAACGGCCCTACCGGAAGGTGAGTGTCGACTGTCCCGACGCCCGCAAGCCCGCGGTGATGGCGGCCCTAGAGACCGAACTCCCCGGCGCGTTTCCGGAGAGCGACGTCGCCACCGACCACGGCGTGCGCCTCACCTATCCCGACGATTCGTGGGCGCTCGTCCGACCGAGCGGCACCGAGCCCTACGTTCGCATCTACGCCGAGAGCGACGAGGTCGAGACGCTCGTCACGGACGTGCGAGCGGTCGTCGAATCGGCGGTCGAGTCCGCGGGGTCGTAG
- the psmB gene encoding archaeal proteasome endopeptidase complex subunit beta, translated as MNEPNSPLSQPPTADRFQTDPYEPEVGSLPDRSGQETEKVNKTGTTTIGITTSEGVVIATDMRASLGGRFVSNKNVQKVEQIHPNAALTLVGSVGGAQSFIRSLRAEVNLYEARRGEDMSMQALSTLAGNFARGGPFFAINPILGGVDEDGHHVYSIDPAGGVMQDDYTVTGSGLTVAYGTLEDRYEDDMTNEEAKEVAAAAINAAAERDTGSGNGIYLADVTSEGVDINGYDFDELI; from the coding sequence ATGAACGAGCCGAACTCACCGCTCTCCCAGCCACCGACAGCCGACCGGTTCCAGACGGACCCCTACGAGCCGGAGGTCGGGTCCTTGCCCGACCGCTCAGGCCAGGAGACCGAGAAAGTTAACAAGACCGGGACGACCACCATCGGCATCACGACCAGCGAGGGCGTCGTCATCGCTACCGATATGCGAGCCTCGCTGGGCGGTCGGTTCGTCTCCAACAAGAACGTCCAGAAGGTAGAGCAGATCCACCCGAACGCCGCGCTGACTCTCGTCGGTAGCGTCGGCGGCGCCCAGTCCTTTATCCGCTCGCTGCGCGCCGAGGTCAACCTCTACGAGGCCCGTCGCGGCGAGGACATGAGCATGCAGGCCCTCTCGACGCTGGCCGGGAACTTCGCCCGCGGTGGTCCCTTCTTCGCTATCAACCCAATCCTCGGCGGTGTCGACGAGGACGGCCACCACGTCTACTCCATCGATCCCGCCGGCGGCGTCATGCAGGACGATTACACGGTGACGGGCTCGGGCCTCACCGTCGCCTACGGGACCCTGGAGGACCGCTACGAGGACGACATGACCAACGAGGAAGCCAAAGAAGTCGCCGCCGCCGCCATCAACGCCGCCGCCGAACGTGACACCGGCTCGGGCAACGGTATCTACCTGGCCGACGTGACGAGCGAGGGCGTGGATATCAACGGCTACGACTTCGACGAGCTCATCTAG
- a CDS encoding DUF555 domain-containing protein codes for MNYLVAMEAAWLVRDVEDIDDAIGVAVSEAGKRLNESDMDYVEVEVGATGCPACGEPFDSAFIAADTALVGLVLEIDIFNAESVEHAQRIAKSEVGGALRDVPLKVIEVFETEEDDDAEAEA; via the coding sequence ATGAACTATCTCGTGGCGATGGAAGCCGCCTGGTTGGTCCGTGACGTAGAGGATATCGACGATGCTATCGGCGTCGCCGTCAGCGAAGCGGGCAAGCGCCTCAACGAGTCCGACATGGACTACGTCGAGGTCGAAGTCGGCGCGACGGGCTGTCCGGCCTGTGGTGAGCCGTTCGACTCGGCGTTTATCGCTGCTGACACCGCCCTCGTAGGCCTGGTCCTGGAGATAGATATCTTCAACGCTGAATCCGTCGAGCACGCCCAGCGCATCGCGAAAAGCGAGGTCGGTGGCGCTCTGCGAGACGTCCCACTGAAAGTCATCGAAGTGTTCGAGACCGAGGAAGACGACGACGCCGAAGCCGAAGCCTGA
- a CDS encoding CBS domain-containing protein, giving the protein MDLPTPEDLRERRNELELTQSELAEHADVSQPLIARIEGGDVDPRLSTLRRIVNALEEAEGGIIRARDVMNSPVVSVAPDDSVHQSKELMDEKGYSQVPVIRDGSPQGLIGNSDIRQRPEENVGELPVAEVMHESIATVEPDATIDEVDAYLNHNAAVMVVEDGRTVGVITEADIARTVS; this is encoded by the coding sequence ATGGACTTGCCGACGCCCGAGGACCTGCGGGAGCGCCGAAACGAACTGGAGCTCACTCAGAGCGAGCTGGCCGAACACGCCGACGTCTCACAGCCGCTCATCGCCCGCATAGAAGGCGGTGACGTGGACCCGCGCCTCTCGACTCTGCGCCGCATCGTCAACGCACTGGAGGAAGCCGAGGGCGGCATCATCCGTGCCCGTGACGTGATGAACTCTCCTGTAGTGAGCGTGGCGCCTGACGATTCGGTCCATCAGAGCAAGGAACTGATGGACGAGAAAGGGTACTCTCAGGTGCCCGTCATCCGCGACGGCTCACCGCAAGGGCTCATCGGCAACTCCGACATCCGCCAGCGCCCGGAGGAGAACGTCGGCGAACTCCCCGTCGCCGAGGTGATGCACGAATCCATCGCCACCGTCGAACCCGACGCCACCATCGACGAGGTCGACGCCTATCTCAACCATAACGCGGCGGTGATGGTCGTCGAGGACGGCCGGACCGTCGGCGTCATCACCGAGGCCGATATCGCTCGAACCGTCAGTTGA
- the purM gene encoding phosphoribosylformylglycinamidine cyclo-ligase, which translates to MTEDNVSEDEADEAEGLTYAETGVDIDASEAATKALIGAAGEFEGDYAGLVDIGDQYLALATDGVGTKLLVAEAIDDYSTIGIDCMAMNANDLLAAGVEPVAFVDYLAVETPDEETSEEIGAGLREGAKRAGVALVGGETAVMPDVIKGLDIAGTCAGLAPKDAVFPGEAEPGDAIVGWPSSGIHSNGLTLAREAVTRNHDYTDPFPPEPEQSIADTLLTPTRIYSEVLVPLRDAETHAAAHVTGGGWTNLTRMGAYHYEITDAFDPQPVFEFVQEEGTVSDEEMHRTFNMGTGFVAALPEADAEAVVEASEDARVIGHVEDGEEAVSIRGLTLRD; encoded by the coding sequence ATGACCGAGGACAACGTGAGCGAGGACGAAGCGGACGAGGCGGAGGGGCTGACCTACGCCGAGACGGGTGTCGACATCGACGCGAGCGAGGCGGCGACGAAGGCGCTCATCGGCGCCGCAGGCGAGTTCGAGGGCGACTACGCCGGCCTCGTGGACATCGGCGACCAGTATCTGGCGCTGGCCACCGACGGCGTCGGGACCAAACTCCTGGTGGCGGAGGCCATCGACGACTACTCCACCATCGGCATCGACTGCATGGCGATGAACGCCAACGACCTGCTGGCCGCTGGTGTCGAACCCGTCGCGTTCGTCGACTATCTCGCCGTCGAGACACCGGACGAGGAAACGAGCGAAGAGATCGGTGCGGGTCTGCGCGAGGGCGCCAAGCGCGCGGGCGTCGCACTCGTCGGCGGGGAGACGGCCGTGATGCCCGACGTCATCAAGGGGCTGGACATCGCCGGTACCTGTGCCGGACTGGCGCCCAAAGACGCCGTCTTCCCGGGCGAGGCCGAGCCCGGCGACGCCATCGTCGGCTGGCCATCTTCGGGCATCCACTCGAACGGGCTGACGCTGGCCCGCGAGGCCGTGACCAGAAACCACGACTACACCGACCCGTTCCCGCCCGAACCCGAGCAGTCCATCGCCGATACGCTGCTGACGCCGACGCGTATCTACAGCGAGGTGCTGGTGCCGCTGCGTGACGCCGAGACCCACGCCGCCGCCCACGTCACCGGCGGCGGGTGGACGAACCTCACGCGGATGGGCGCGTACCACTACGAGATTACGGACGCGTTCGACCCCCAGCCCGTCTTCGAGTTCGTCCAGGAGGAGGGCACCGTCTCCGACGAGGAGATGCACCGAACGTTCAACATGGGGACCGGGTTCGTCGCGGCGCTTCCGGAAGCGGACGCCGAGGCGGTCGTCGAGGCGAGCGAGGACGCTCGTGTTATCGGACACGTCGAGGACGGCGAAGAAGCGGTCTCGATTCGTGGGCTGACGCTGCGGGACTGA
- a CDS encoding metalloprotease encodes MELQFSQRELRDLAVAWLALGVAFTLLLERELIAALDSGGAIAGLSAVVVAETLVISLLTVGVGFLLHELAHKVVAVRFGQVAAFRADYRMLGVAIVGAMVGFLFAAPGAVVHRGRLTAKQNGLIALAGPVTNLLLSVVFLVPFFLVLTTGTSGFLADLTTRGLQINLLLAGFNMLPFGPLDGRKIRAWSTLVWAVVAIPSLVLAVGALFVL; translated from the coding sequence ATGGAACTCCAGTTCAGTCAGCGGGAGCTACGGGACCTCGCCGTCGCGTGGCTCGCACTCGGAGTCGCGTTCACGCTCCTCCTGGAGCGCGAACTCATCGCCGCACTCGACTCCGGCGGCGCCATCGCGGGGCTGAGCGCCGTCGTCGTCGCCGAGACCCTCGTCATAAGCCTGCTGACAGTCGGCGTCGGGTTCCTCTTGCACGAACTCGCCCACAAGGTCGTCGCGGTCCGGTTCGGTCAGGTCGCGGCGTTCCGTGCCGACTACCGGATGCTCGGCGTCGCCATCGTCGGTGCGATGGTCGGCTTCCTCTTTGCGGCGCCGGGGGCCGTCGTCCACCGGGGCCGCCTCACCGCGAAACAGAACGGCCTTATCGCGCTCGCGGGACCAGTGACGAACCTCTTGCTCTCGGTCGTCTTCCTGGTCCCGTTTTTCCTCGTTCTGACCACTGGGACGAGTGGCTTCCTGGCTGATCTGACAACTCGCGGCCTCCAGATAAACCTCCTGTTGGCGGGGTTCAACATGCTTCCCTTTGGCCCGCTGGACGGTCGCAAGATTCGCGCCTGGAGCACGCTCGTCTGGGCCGTCGTCGCGATTCCGTCGCTCGTCCTCGCGGTGGGTGCGCTGTTCGTGCTCTGA
- a CDS encoding TraB/GumN family protein, with amino-acid sequence MTEHAASADDEFPEPRGEGSVEVVGTAHVSEQSVEEVESTLEERRPDIVAVELDEGRYRQMQGETPEDLEASDLLRGNTVFQFLAYWMLSYVQARLGDRFDVEPGADMKAAIDTAEELGLGLALVDRDIQTTVQRFWARLTAREKLTLLGSLLGELGPPLTVGLTVGAVFGGGFAVVASAFLGTVLLPAGGFGGTIPGALVGLLDTLLVIVTASLLVGLPLAYLLGRLRGDPDSVEAFDIEQMTDTDVVSAMMEEFRQFSPGGAEALIDERDAFIAHRLVELREAGYHVVAIVGAGHREGIERYLDHPEELPPMESLVGTESGGRFSLYKLVGYAIGLAFLVFFGLLILGGASQAVLLELFVALVVVNAVCAGGLAKLAGAHWSSAAAAGLFGWLTSLFPLLAAGWFAGYVELRYISVNVGDIGKLNEILSDEEAPIADLMARMRAVPLFRLILIVALANVGSAVASYVVFPLLLPYLAADIGGIDGVTRLLWAGIEQGAQILVGVL; translated from the coding sequence ATGACCGAACACGCGGCATCGGCGGACGACGAGTTTCCCGAGCCGAGAGGCGAGGGGTCCGTCGAAGTCGTGGGGACCGCCCACGTTTCCGAGCAGAGCGTCGAGGAAGTGGAATCGACACTCGAGGAGCGCCGGCCCGACATCGTGGCCGTCGAGCTCGACGAGGGCCGGTACCGTCAGATGCAGGGGGAGACGCCCGAGGACCTCGAAGCGAGCGACCTCCTCCGGGGGAACACGGTCTTTCAGTTCCTGGCCTACTGGATGCTATCCTACGTCCAGGCTCGCCTCGGCGACCGCTTCGATGTCGAGCCGGGCGCCGACATGAAAGCCGCCATCGACACCGCCGAGGAACTCGGACTGGGCCTCGCCCTGGTCGACCGGGACATCCAGACCACCGTCCAGCGGTTCTGGGCCCGATTGACGGCCCGTGAGAAGCTGACGTTGCTGGGGAGCCTGCTGGGCGAGCTGGGCCCACCACTCACCGTCGGGCTGACCGTCGGTGCCGTCTTCGGCGGTGGGTTCGCCGTGGTGGCCAGCGCCTTCCTCGGGACCGTCCTGCTTCCGGCGGGCGGCTTCGGCGGAACGATACCGGGCGCGCTCGTCGGATTGCTCGATACACTGCTCGTCATCGTCACTGCGAGTCTCCTCGTGGGACTCCCCCTTGCCTATCTGCTGGGACGCCTGCGGGGCGACCCGGATAGCGTCGAGGCGTTCGACATCGAGCAGATGACCGACACCGACGTCGTGAGCGCGATGATGGAGGAGTTCCGGCAGTTCTCCCCCGGCGGCGCCGAGGCGCTCATCGACGAGCGCGACGCCTTCATCGCCCACCGGCTGGTCGAACTCCGCGAGGCGGGCTATCACGTCGTCGCCATCGTCGGAGCGGGCCACCGGGAGGGCATCGAGCGCTACCTCGACCACCCCGAGGAACTCCCGCCGATGGAATCGCTGGTCGGCACCGAGAGCGGCGGCCGATTTTCACTGTACAAACTCGTGGGCTACGCCATTGGACTGGCCTTCCTCGTCTTCTTTGGCCTGCTCATCCTCGGTGGTGCGAGCCAGGCCGTCCTTCTGGAGCTGTTCGTCGCGCTCGTCGTCGTCAACGCCGTCTGTGCGGGCGGGTTAGCGAAGCTGGCGGGCGCACACTGGTCTTCCGCCGCCGCGGCGGGCCTCTTTGGCTGGCTGACGAGCCTCTTCCCGCTGCTTGCGGCCGGCTGGTTCGCCGGCTACGTCGAACTGCGGTACATCTCCGTCAACGTCGGTGACATCGGGAAACTCAACGAGATACTGAGCGACGAGGAGGCCCCCATCGCCGACCTGATGGCGCGGATGCGGGCCGTCCCGCTCTTCCGGCTCATCCTCATCGTCGCGCTGGCCAACGTCGGCAGCGCCGTCGCCTCCTACGTGGTCTTTCCGCTCCTGTTGCCCTATCTGGCGGCCGACATCGGCGGTATCGACGGTGTGACGCGCCTTCTCTGGGCCGGCATCGAGCAGGGAGCACAGATACTCGTCGGGGTGTTGTGA
- a CDS encoding PadR family transcriptional regulator: MHDLTGFQRDLLYVIAGLDEPHGLAIKEELEGYYESEVNHGRLYPNLDTLVEKGLVEKGQRDRRTNFYTLTRRGERELDARQDWESQYVAA; the protein is encoded by the coding sequence ATGCACGACCTGACTGGGTTTCAGCGTGACCTGTTGTACGTAATCGCCGGACTGGACGAACCGCACGGACTCGCAATCAAGGAGGAGCTGGAAGGGTACTACGAGAGCGAGGTCAACCACGGACGGCTCTACCCCAACCTCGACACACTCGTCGAGAAAGGGCTCGTCGAGAAGGGCCAGCGGGACCGGCGGACCAACTTCTACACGCTGACCCGACGCGGTGAGCGCGAGCTCGACGCGAGACAGGACTGGGAGTCACAGTACGTCGCGGCCTGA
- a CDS encoding HEWD family protein, whose translation MTAITSPRERECERCGRRDVWDDEEITWRIAVVDDEKQSGNPHCLHEWDINGTFKPVDS comes from the coding sequence ATGACAGCGATTACCTCACCACGCGAACGGGAGTGCGAGCGCTGTGGGCGACGTGACGTGTGGGACGACGAGGAAATCACCTGGCGAATCGCCGTCGTCGACGACGAGAAACAGTCCGGCAATCCACATTGTCTCCACGAGTGGGATATCAACGGGACGTTCAAACCGGTCGACTCCTGA